The genomic window AAGTTCCTCAAGGCGGCGCGGATCGCGGGCGAACTGCTCGGCGGCACGCTGTACGAGCGCTACTACGGCATCGACTACGCGGCGATCCGCGATCTGGCGATCTCCGAGGCAGGCACGGCCCTGACCCGTTCGTACGGCACCCTCGCCTCCCCCGGTTTCGCCCGGCTGTGCGCCGAGCGGGCCGGGACGACGTCAGGGTCCTGGTCGGTCGCCGCAAACGGCACGGTGATCGAGCAGGCGCAGATCCTCACCACGCACAACCTGGCAACACTGGTCCACCCGATGGGCATCGTCCCGCGGCCCGGCTGGGCCGACCTGGCGCGCCGCTGCTTCGTGACCGTGTGCCGACTGACCGCCCGTGTGCACCACAACCCACGGCCCTTGGGCACGATCAAGGACGCTGCGTACGCGTGGCGCCAGATGGTGTTCCATCTGTCCCTGTGCCCGACGGAGGAGCAGCGGCAGGTCATCGTCGGCCTGCACGAGGAGACGGCCCGCCGCCCCGCCCATGTCGCGACCCGGCTGGCCCCCTCCCTGGCGGGCCTGGCCCTGGTCGCCGAGGGCGGAACCTTCGGCAAGGACGGAACGCGGGACGGCGGCCGCGCCCGGCGCTTCCTGGGGTGGAGCACCGACGGACACTGGATGCGGTGAGCTTTTGCTCTCTTTGGTGGGCTGGCCAGTTGCTTGGAAGTACCGCACCTGCTCGCCTTGGCGGAACCTGCCACGCCGGCCTTCACCGCGGGCACTGGGCACGGGCCGCGGGGACGGTCGAACTGGACCGCTGCAGGCGCCGCCTCGTGCGGTCAGAGTGGGCCGGGGCACAGCGCTGTGTGGGCAGGGCAGGGGATTCCGGCGGGGTCGCAGTCGGCGCACCTCTCACAGTGTTGCCAGAACACCTGCATCGCGTGTTGGTGGCGGGCGTTGGCGGCGAGGTCTCCAGCTCCGACGCGTTGCTTGTAGCCGAATGCTCCTCCGCTGTCGTTCCAACTCCATCGCGGGGGTGCTGCCGGGGTTGTCGATGTCTGGCGGGTCACACCGGCCGTGCGGGTCGCCGCGGCGCATAAGGATGCGATGGGGTGAGTGCGGGGCTCCGGCAGAAACGCGGAGGGCCGCGGTGGTTGCGGGCGGGCTTCCGTGGCGGGCGGTGTGGTCAACGAGGTGATGCGGTCGGTGAAGTCGGCGTCGGGCAGGGGCAGGTCCAGGTCGTCGTCGACGTAGGAAACGGCTGCGGGTACGTAGTTGAGGACCGCGCTGACCTGAGCCGCCCTGGCGGCCAGACCGAGGGCCGGCTCATCGGTCTCCTTCAGGCCCTGCAAGACGTGCAGGGTGGCGGCAAAGTCCTGCAGCTCGGCGCTTGATGGGCCGTGGTCATCGGCGGCCCCGGCCGCCTGGGTGTGCCACCACTCGGCTTCGGGTTCCTCACCGTGCGCCATGTGGTGCAGATACAGGCAGTAGGTAGCGGCGCCGTCTCCGGCGCCAGCGGCGTACTGCCACCAGAACCGTGCGGAGTCCTCGTGCTCGGTGAGCTGAAGGATGCATCCCAGCACCCGCGCTCCGGGCGGTTCCGGCAGGGAGCGGGCCACGAAATGCTGGAGGCCCGCCAAAGCGCCGCTGCTCATGACCGCCGTCTCACACAGCGTGCGGAGATCCCGCGCCGCGACATCCTGCGGCCCTTCGGGCGCGAGGCCGGGGCCTTCTCCGGTGTGCGGTTCGACGCGACGGGCGGCCACCCTCGCGGCGAGGCGGTCGGCCGCGGCACTGATCTCTTCAGGTGTGTAGGGCTCGTTGACCAGCCGGGCCCGGGCCAGGAGCTGGTCAATGGGCAACGTCATCGACCTGTCCTTCCTTCGCCAGTCCCAGGATTTCCTGCAGGCGGCGCCGTGCGTAGCGGGCGGTGGAGCGCACCGCCGCAGGGGTGATGCCGAGGTGGTCGGCTGCCTCGCGGACGGAGTGGTCGTGGCTGTAGAGCAGGACCACGACATCTCGCTGCCGCTCGGGCAGGGCCTCGATCGCCTGGAAGAGGTTGATGCTCTCCTCCAGCTGCCCGATGGGATCGACGGCCTCGCGCAGCGCGGCGGTCTCGAAGGCCGCCGTGTCCACCAGCGCTTCACGACGGCCCCTGGCCCTGGCGGCATCGATGGTGCGGTTCTTCATCACCTGCCAGGCGTAGGCCGCCGGGCTCTCCTTCGCCAGAACCTCCGGCCAGGCTATGAGCAGTTGCTCGAAAGCACAGTCGACCGCCTCCTCGGCATCGGCCCTGTTGTTCAGGTACGTCCTCGCCCAGCGCACGTACGCCGGGCGGTGCATCCGGTGGAATGCCTCGAAGTCCAACGGCAGCTGGGTCATCGGCACGGGGCCGGCTGGATGGTCCGGGACGTCCCGCCTCACGCCTGTCCGTCCTCGCGGTCGCCGCGGCGCAGTTCACTGACCCCCACCCGCACACCGGCCGCCGCGACGCCGTGCGGCAGCACCACGTCACCGCCCAGCACCCGCACAGCGAGGATCACCTCGTCAAGTAGCTGAAACGACACTGCCTTTCGCCCCTCCCCTGGACTGGCGGACCCTCTTGCCGGACCCGGAGGGACGCCGGTCGCACCCTCTGCCCCTGATGGCGCACCACGAGCAGCGAGCGTGCACCCCACCGAACCACAATTCTCACCGAATGAATCTGTTCGATTACACTCAGGCGCCACTCGACCTCGGCGCTCGCAGCCTCGCCGCGCGATGCCGCGCCACCCACCAGCGCAACGGCCGCACAGCTCGGCCGCTCGCACGGCGCCCGGCAGTCTTGCGGTCATCCATTTTGTGGTGGGCATCACATGATGGGTCTCGGCAACCGAAAACATGCCGCCTGCCCGACTTGGGCCGCTTTCTCTTCGGATAGGGAAGCGATCGCCGTACGTACGTTCCTTTTCGGCCGTTGGTCGTCTGCAGGGGGCGCGTCCGCCCGTGACCGGTACCACCCCGTGCCGTAGGAAGGCGCCAGGGTCCTGTCCTCCTTCGACCCCGGCATCCCCACCTACGACGACGGCACCGACCCGCCGGCCCTCGCCTGGCCGCAGACGGCGAGGGCATGACCTCGCCGCAGGTACTGGAGTACCTGGAGAACCACTTCGGCCTGTGCGTACCGAAGAAATCCGAGGAACAGCGCCTGCCGGCGGCGGCCTTCGCGGTGGTGTGAGCGTCGCGACCGATGAGTTCTCGCTGTCGGCACAGTCCCTGATACGAGGAGGTGTTCGCGATGGACGCGAGGGCACGGCAGGAGGCTCTTCGGCGGCTGGATGTGCTGGTCGGGGAGTGGGTGGTGGAGGCGGATTTCGCCGGTGGGGAGGCGGTGCCGGTCGGGCGGAGCGTGTTCGAGTGGACCTTGGACGGGCAGTTCCTGGTGCAGCAGACGGAGGCCCCGGACCCGGTCCCGGACAGCACGGCGATCGTCTCGGTCGCCCCCGGGACGGGCGCGTACACACAGCACTACTTCGACTCGCGGGGGGTCGTACGAACGTACGCCATGACCTTCGACGGCGGGGAGTGGCGGCTGCTGCGGGAGCGCGCGGACTTCTCGCCGCTGGACTTCCGGCAGCGGTTCACCGGCCGGATCGAGGACGACGGCAACACCGTCCGGGGCGCCTGGGAGCTGGCGAAGGACGGCTCGGGGCAGTGGGAGCGGGACTTCGCTCTGACCTACCGACGGAGGCGATGAGATGAAACCAACAGTCGAGAACGGGCGCGGGATCGTCGACGCGAGTCTCTACATGGTGCTGGCCACGGGCGACGCGGAGGGACGGCCGTGGAGCACTCCGGTCTACTTCGCGCACGTGGGGTGCCGGGAGTTCTTCTGGGTGTCGTCGCCGGAGGCGGCGCATTCGCGGAACATCGCGGTACGGCCCGAGGTGGGCGTCGCGATCTTCGACTCGTCCGTGCCGATCGGGAGCGGGCAGGGGGTGTTCATGGCCGCCGTCGCCGGGCTTGTGGAGGGCGAGGGTGTCGAGCAGGCGTTGGAGGTCTTCTCCCGGCGCTCGCTCCGGCACGGTGGGCGGGTCTGGACCGTCGACGACGTACGGGGCGACTCCGGTGTCAGGCTGTACCGCGCCGTGGCCGAGGAGCACTCGATGCTGGCCAAGGACGGGAAGCCGGACCACCGGGTGTCGATTCGGCTCGTCGAGCCGTCGCCGTGACGAGGCCGGCCGGCCCTCCGCCAAACCTGCCAATTCCAGCGCGCATTCGAGGTCGTTCTATCTGGCTCACGATCGCCTCGGCCGCGGCCCTCGCCACCGCCGTCTACGCACTCGCCGCGCCGTACTACGAGTCCCGCTGACCGCAGATCCGCAAGGCCGGAGCCGAGCGTGGTGCACGAACAGGCCCCGTACCTGGATCCGAAGAAGCCGGGTACGGGGCCTTGCTCGCGAGTGCCTCTGTCTCCACCACCTGTGGGCGGTGTGGCTGCAGGCCGCAGCGTCGCCGATCCGCCCGAAGTGCGGGGCTAGTTCTTGCTGCCGTCCACGATGACCGGCGTGCCGCCCGAGTCCGTACCGCACGGTACCGCGTACACCGGGTTGGCCTTCGCGGCCTGCTTGTAGGCCTCCAGGCACTGGTTGTACAGGACCTTGTCGCTCAGCGACTTCTCGAGGATCTTGTTGGCGTTGGCGATACCCTCCGCCTCGATCCGCTTGCGCTCCGCCTCCGCCTTCGCCGTGCGCTGCCCTTCCTCGGACCGCTCGGTGGCCTGCTCCTGCTGGATCTTCTTGTCGATCTGGTCCTGCAGCTTGTCCGACGGCCTCACATTGCGCAGATTGACGGCAGTGACGTCGATCCCACGCGGCGCCAGGCGCTCCTTGATGAGGTCCTCGATCTCCCCGCCGATCTGCTCGCGAGCGGAGGCATAGCCCTCCTCGCTGGTGTGCTTCGCGAAGACATTGCGGACGATCTCACGGCTGTCCGGCAGCACCAGCCGCTCCTGGACGGCCTCCTCACTGCCCGCCAGCCGGTACAGCGAGACCGCCTTCGCCGGCACCACCGCCCACTTGATCGTGACGTCCGCGTACAGCACCCCGCCCTGCGAGGAGCGGACCTCGACCACGTCCTTGTCGTAGAGGTTGAGGTCCACCGGCCGGGTGGAGAAGGACGTGACCTCGGTGAACGGCGACTTGAACTGGATGCCGGAGGTCAACGGCGCGCCGATCCTGCCGAAGGTCACCGGCACGCCGACCTCATAGGCGCTCACCACATGGACGCAGGCGAACACACCGGCCAGCACGGCCCCCACCGCGCTGAGCACCGCCCCGAGCTTCCAGCCCCCGCCGTCACGGCCACGACCTACGAGAAAGACCACGACTGCCGCTATGAGCAGCAGGATGGACAGCACGAACACGGGTATCCCCCTCCGGAAACGGATCCGCGCCGCCTCGGGGGCGACGCGCAGCGCATCGTAACGAGCTTCGCTCCCCCGCCCGTACGCAGCCCCTGCAACTCGTCCAGGACGTTCTTCTGCCGGGCGGTGGTGCAGGAGGACGGCCTGTGCGTCGCAGACACAACCACCGGCCTCTTGCCGTACGTGGCCCGCCGCTGAAGCGAACTCCCCTCGTGCCACCGGAGTGTTCGGCTGAGGGCGGCGCGAGGCCGTGACCGGGTCCCGGTCACGGCCTCGCTGGTGTGGAGGTCGGTCATCAGCGGATCAGCAGCAGCCGCCCGCGACGGACGGTTCCTTCGCGATGACCGCGGCGTCGGCCGGGCCGGTGCAGCAGGTACTGCCCTGCTGCTTGGCAAGGGAGTCGGCGTCGGCCTTGACGACGTACACCTCCCAGGGTTCCTGGCCGGGGCCGTGAACCCAGACCTTGTCCTGGAGGGCGTAGCAGCAGGCGGTGTCGTTCTCCACGTCGGTGGCCAGGCCGGCCTCGCCCAGGCGGGCGGTGGCGGCATGGACCGCTTCGCTGCTCTCGACCTCGACACCGAGGTGGTCCATTCGGGTCGCCTCGCCCACGGCGCCTTCGATCAGGACGAGCTTGAGCGGGGGCTCGGCGATGGCGAAGTTGGCGTAGCCGTCACGGAGTTTGGCGGGCTGGGTGCCGAAGAGCTTCGTGTAGAAGGCGACGGATGCGGCGAGGTCGGGGACTCGTAGGGCGAGCTGTACACGGGACGTCATGGTGAACCTCCTTGGGTAGGTGGGGAGTTCAGCAGCCACCGGAGGTGGTGGCCGGGGCGCCGATGCCGATCTGGAGGGTGGCCGGGGCAGCGCAGCAGCCGCCGGACTGCTCGGCGTCCTCCGGCTCGTCGAAGAGGCCGGCGCCGCCGCACACCCCTGTCTCCGGAAGGGTGAGTTCCACGCGCTCGGCGGCCTCCTGGTCGCCGGCGAGCGCGGCGGTGATCGAGCGGACCTGCTCGTAGCCGGTCATGGCGAGGAACGTGGGGGCGCGGCCGTAGGACTTCATGCCGACGAGGTAGATGCCCTGCTCAGGGTGGGAGAGCTCGTTCACGCCGTGTGGGTAGACGGTGCCGCAGGAGTGGACGTTCGGGTCGATGAGCGGGGCCAGGGCGGTCGGGGCCTGGAGGCGCTCGTCGAGTCCGAGGCGGACCTCGGAGAGGAAGCCGAGGTCGGGGCGGAAGCCGGTCAGGACGATGACCTCGTCGACCGGGTCGAGGCGGCGGCCGTCCTCCGCGACCAGGGCGATCCGGTCACCGTCGCGTTCCACAGCCCGAGTGCGGAATCCCGTCACCGCACTCGCGTGGCCGGCCTCGACGGCCGCCTTGGCCCGCAGGCCCAGCGCGCCGCGCGCCGGGAGTTGGTCGGCCTCTCCTCCGCCGTACGTGTTCGAGCCGATGCCACGCCGCAGGATCCACACGGCGTGCGTGCCGTGCTGCTCCTTCGCCAGGCCGGCGAGGAGCGCGAGGGCGGTGAAGGCGGAGGCGCCGGAGCCTACGACCGCGGTGCGCTTGCCCGCGTAGCGAGCGCGTTCGGCGGGGTCGGTGAGGTCGGGCACGCGGTGGGAGATGCGGTCGGCCGCCGACTTCTCGCCGAGGGCGGGCAGGCCGTCCGCGCCGGCGGGGCTGGGGGTGGACCAGGTGCCGGAGGCGTCGATGACGGCGCGGGCGGCGATCCGCTGCTCATGGCCGTCGGCGGACTGGATGTGCACGGTGAAGGGCTGCTCGTCGCGGCCGGAGTCGACGATGCGGTCGCGGCCGGCGCGGGCCACTCCGGTAACCGTGGTGCCGTAGCGGACCTGGTCACCGAGTACGTCGGCCAGGGGCTGGAGGTAGCGCTCGGCCCAGTCGCCGCCGGTCGGGTAGGTCGTGCCGTCTGGGCGTGCCCAGCCGGTGGGCGCCAGCAGCTTCTCGGCGGCCGGGTCGATGACCTCGCCCCAGGTCGAGAACAGTCGGACGTGCGACCACTCCCGTACGGCGCTGCCCGCCGCCGGCCCGGCTTCCAGGACCAGGGGTTCGATGCCGCGCTCGACGAGATGCGCGGCGGCGGCCAGGCCGACGGGGCCGGCTCCGATGACCACGACGGGCAGCTGGTCGGTGGTGAGCACGCTGTTGACGGACACAGCCACTGGGGTCCCCTTTGTTTCGACATCCATCGATCTCTCACCCTCAGCATGGCACCTGTTTCGATAAGCGTCAACATAGACATCCATCGAATCCGGGGCCCAGGGCAGTGGAACGATCGGACATCGCGGTGATCGGGGGCGGCCAGTCCGGGCCGGCCGCAGCGCATGCTCTGCGTCGGCAGGGCTGGGACCGGCGGCCCTGGGGGCCTCCGACCGGGCAACCGGGTCACGGCCGCGCCACCACGCAGGCCTCACGTTCTTCTCCCCCGCCGGATACAGCGCACTGCCCGGCGCGCCTCTCGATGGGGACCCGATCGCTATCCGCACCGGGACGGGGTCGCCACCTGCCTGCTGCTCTACGTCGACCGTCCGCGCGCCGACATCCGTACGGGGGCACGCATCCGGGAAGTGCGGCCCCTACCGGCGACGGCTTCAACATCGCGCTGGACGACGGGAGCGAACTGTCTGCGCGGGGCCTGGTAGCGACCTCCGAAAGCTTCGGCCGCCCTCAGCGTCCGGTCCTGCCGGGGCCGGCGGACTTCGCGGGGCGCGGGGCCGCACGCAGCCGAGTATCGCGCGCCGGAGCCGTTCGCCGGACAGCGCATGGGGGCCTGTCGGCGCCGGACACCCATGCGGAATGCCGCCGCACTGGCCCCGTACGCCCAGGTTCCCCTCGCCGGGACAGACACCCTCCCCCTCGGCCGATTTCTGCGTACGCCTCCGGCTCGGCTGCTCATCGACAACGGCCGCCACCGGGCTGCCATCACTTCCGGCACTCCGGACCGGCGTCCCGTGTTCACGGGGTCGACGCCATCAAGGTCACCTGGGCCGACGGCGGCAGCGAGGAGGTCGACGCGATGCCGCCGACCACCGGTCACCGTCCCGACCTCGGCCACCCGGCCCCGCTCGACGCGTCGACGACCACGGCCGCCCCATCCACCAGGAGGGCTTCTCGCTCACCCAGCCCGGCCTCGCCCCCGGAAGGGCCGGAATGACAGCGCAACCTGGCCTCGAACCCCCTCCGAGGCGCCGGCAGGGACGAGAGCCGGATCGCCCGACGCCTGGCGGCACACGTGCACCGGGGCTGACCCTGCGGACTCTGGCAGCTCTGGTTCGACGTATGTCAACATAAACGTATGTCGAACATCAGGGCACTTCCGCTGCTGGAACCCGAGGCGGCCGAGGGTGTCGTGCCGTGCTGCCCGCCGCTCACCGAACGGCCACTGACGGCCGAGGAGGCCGAGCGGACCGCCGCGATGTTCAAGGCACTCGGCGACCCGGTCCGCCTGCGCCTGTTCTCGCTGGTCGCCTCCCACGAGGACGGGGAGGCGTGCGTGTGCGACATCTCCGACGTCGGGGTCTCCCAGCCGACGGTCTCCCACCATCTGAAGAAGCTCAAGGAGGCCGGGCTGCTCAGCTCCGAGCGGCGCGGCACCTGGGTCTACTACCGGGTGGAGCCGTCGGTGGTGGCCGCGATGGGGCAGATGCTGACCGCAGCCACCCCCACGGCCTGACCCAGGTCGACGATCTCTGCTTGACCGGCGCTGCCCGAGGCACGGGAGAGAACAACGAGCCTGTCACGGGCCAGTGTCCTTGTCACGTGAGCCGGCCGGGAGGATGGGCCGAGTCGCTCAGGACCTCCGCCGACGGGTTCCCTGTCCTCCCGGCCGCCGTTCCCGCCGAGGTGGGGCGTGCTCAGGCCGGCTTGAGCTGCCACTGCTGACAGGTGTTGTTCAGCCACGACCACTGGCGTACGTCGGCTCCGTCGGCCGTGGAGCAGTCGGCGACATCGGCGACCTTGCCGGTGGCCTGGTTGACGATCCGTACATAGCCGCCGCTCGTGGCGAGGAACCGGAACCGCTGGCAGGTGTTGTTCAGCCAGGACCACTGGCGCAGATTCGCGCCGTCGGCCGAGGAACAGTTCTCCGTGTCCAGGACCTTGCCACCGGCGACGTTGACCAGGCGGTGGGTGTCATCGCCCAGGTCCTCGAGGCGCCAGCGCTGGTTGTTGCCGCCGCTGCACGTCCACTGCTGCACATTGGCCCCGTCGGAGCTCGAACTCCCCGCTACGTCGAGGCACTTGCCGCTGTTGCGGTTGACGAGCGTGTACGTCGTCGAGGCGGACGACGGCTCCCCCGAGGGCCCGGCGAGCGAGGCGCCGAGCCGCACCGGCGTACCGAGGTTCGGCGTACCGTCCGAGTTCCAGCTGAACTTCTGCGCCCGCGTCGTCCGGCCGTTGTCGCAGCCTTCGCTCGCGCTGTCGTTGGCGTGATAGACGATCCAGCTCTCGGTGCCGTCAGGCGAGGTGAAGAAGCCGTTGTGCCCCGGCCCGTAGACTCCGTTCGCGTCGTTGCGCTGGAAGACGGGCGTGGACTTCTTCGTCCAGGAGGAGGCCGCCAGCGGGTTGGAGCCGGTCAGCTCCAGCTGGCCGAGCTTGTAGTCGGGTGTCCAGCAACCGCTCGCCGAGTAGACCAAGAACGTGCGACCGCCCCGCTGGAGTATCTCCGGACCCTCGTTGACCGTGCCGCCCGAGCGCTCCCAGTCGTGCGTGGGTGTGGAGATCGTCGAGAAGGAGCCGCTGACCGTGTACGGGTTGGACATCCGCGCGGCGACGATGTTCTGCGTGCCGCCGCTCGCGCTGCCGAACAGATACAGGCTTCCGTTGATGGTCGCCACGCTCGGGTCGAGCATCCAGGCACTGCCCAGCTGGTTCTTGTAGGTGTACGGGCCCATCGGGTCCGAGCCGGCGCTCTCCAGGACGTGGGTGCGCTGGGTGGGGATGTAGTCGGAGACGTTCTGGCCCGCGACGTAGTACAGGTACCAGCGGCCGTTCAGGAAGTGCAGCTCCGGCGCCCAGATGTTGCAGCAGCGCGAGGCCGCGTCACCCGTCCACACCTGGACGCTCGGCGCGGTCGAGAGACCGGCGAGTGTCGGCGACTTGCGGATGGTGATGGCGTCGGTCCAACTCGTCGTCACCAGGAAGTAGTTGCCGTTGTGGTACGAGATCCAGGGGTCGGCGCCCTTCTGGGCCTTGACCGGGTTGGCGAAGGAGGCGGCGCTCGCCGGGGACTGCCCCAAGGAGAGCGCGAGCAGGAGGGCCGCCAGCAGGGTCAGTAGGCGACGGGCCATCCGCTGCTCCAGTTCAGAAGGTTGATGCCGAGCTTCGGAGTGCCGTTGTCCTGGCCGTCGTAGTAGTGGTAGACGATCAGGTCCCCGTCCGCGTCGTTCATGATCGACTGTCCGCCGGGGCCGATGTACCGGCCGTGCGACTCCAGCACGGGCGTTCCGCCGTTGTTCATCATGGCGACGCCGTTCTTGTCGTGGTACGGGCCGGTGATACTGGTGGCCCGGCCGACCTTGACCTTGTACGTGGAGCTGGTGCCGGCGCAGCAGGTGTCGTACGAGGCGAACAGGTAGTAGTAGCCGTTCCGTTTGACGATGTACGGGGCCTCTACGGCCTTGGTCCCGGTGGGGCGGGAGGCGAGCGAGTAGCGGGTGGTGTTGGACGAGAGCTGCTTCCCGGTCGACGGGTTGATCTGGATCATCTTGATCCCGGTCCACCAACTGCCGAACGACAGCCACCACTTGCCGTCGTCGTTCACGAAGAGGTTCGGGTCGATGGCGTTGTAGTCGTTCGACGAACTCGACGTGTAGACGATGCCCTGGTCGGCCCAGCTGCCCGGCCGGCCGGTCGTCGACGTCGCCAGCCCGATGGCCGAGTTCTGCGAGCCGAAGGACGAGACGGAGTAGTACATCAGGTACTTGCCGCCGTGGTACGAGATGTCGGGTGCCCAGGCCTCCGGTACGGAGGAGTAGGTGCGCCACCAGCTCGGTCTGCCGGAGAAGGCGTCCGCGCCGCCGCTGAAGGCGATGCGGTTGGTGGAGTTGCGGTTGCCGATGCCGCCGCCGGTGGCGTACAGCAGGTACTGGCCCGACGATGTGCGGATCATTGTCGGGTCGTGGACCACGATCGAGCCGGTGACGGTGCCCGGGTTCGGATACGCGGACGCCGAGCTCGGGACGAGTGCGAGCAGGATCGCCGCGGGGACGGCGAGGAGAGCGGTTCTGCGGGCGGTTCTGCGGGTGGTTCTGCGAGCGCCTTTGCGGGAGGTGCGGCTCACGCGGATCCTCCTTGCGTGGGGGGACGGCCCCGTTCGAACGTGGTCGGCATGCTCGGAGCATGCAGTACGCTCGGACAGGTTCAGCGCGTTCGGCATTATGAACGCCGGTCACGACTTCGAACGGGACCGTAGAATCGAACCCCTTGCGCGTCAACGGTTCGCGCAGCAACTCCCGTCACTACGATCGTCGAATCGCGTTCGACAACTCACCTGTCGCACGGGGCGCTTGACACCACGGAACGAGTCGGCGGGCCGGCTGCCCGGGCACATTGCGCCCGGCAGGCCGTCCCTCACTGCCCCGCCAACCCCGTATGCGCCACCCCCCGCACAATCTGCCGCTGGAACAGCGCGAAGACGATCAGGAGTGGCAGGCCCGCGATGACGACCGACGCCATCATCTGCTCGTAGCGGAGGCCGTAGGACGTCTGGACGTTGACCAGGCCCACCGGGAGGGTCATGCCGCCCGGATCCGTGGTCACCAGGAACGGCCAGAGGAAGTTGTTCCAGGTCGAGATGAACGTGAAGATGCCGACCGCCGCCAGGACCGGACGGGACAGGGGCATCACGATCGTCCAGAAGACGCGCCAGCGGCCCGCGCCGTCGACGAAAGCCGCCTCCTCCAGTTCGCGGGGGACGCCGTCGAAGAACTTGACCAGGATGAACACCATGGCGGGGACGGCGACTTGGGGCAGGATCACACCCCAGTACGTGTCGACCAGGCCCAGCTGCACCATCTCTGCGAACAACGGGGCCATCAGCACCTGGGGCGGCACCATGATCCCGGCCAGAACGACGGCGTACAGCACCTTGCGGCCACGGAACTCCGTGCGCGAGAAGCCGTACGCCGCCATCGCGCACAGCAGAACCGTCAGGATCGTCGTCATCACCGAGATGTACGCCGTGTTGAACATCCAGCGGCCGATGTCGCCCGCCTCCCACACCTTCTGGTACGCGTCGAAGGTGAAGTGGGAGCCGAGCCAGCGCAGGGGCGTCCGTGTCGCCTCTCCTTCCGGTTTGAAGGACGTCGCCAGGGCCCACGCCAGAGGGAGCACCCACACCACCGTCAGGAGCAGGGCCGCGGCCAGCATCACCCAGCGGCCCGGGGTCCAACGGGCCTTGCGGCCCTCGTCCGTTGACAGCAATCCGCTCACGCCGACTCTCCACTCCGCCGCGACAACCGCAGCTGTACCAGCGACACGATCACGATCAGGGCGAAGAAGAGGTACGAGACCGCCGAGGCGTAGCCGATGCGGTAGCCGGTGAAGCCGGACTGGTAGACGTACTGGAGGATCGGGCGGGTCGAGTCGTCGGGGCCGCCGCCGGTCATGATGTACACCTGGTCGAAGATCTTGAGGGAGGCCAGGATCTGGAGGACAAGGACGACTCCCGTGGTGCGCTTCAGCAGGGGGAGGGTCACGTGCCGCAGCCGCTGCCACGCGCCCGCGCCGTCCAACTCCGCTGCTTCGTAGAGGTGTTGAGGGATCGACTGCAACGCGGCCAGATAGAGAAGGAAGTTGAAGCCGACCGTCCACCAGATGGTGGCCGCCACGATCGACAGCATCGCGTACCGCTCGTCCGTCAGCCAGCCGATCCCCGGGTGCAGGCCGAACCAGGCGAGCAGCTGGTCCGCGAGGCCGAAGTCGGAGGGGAAGATCA from Streptomyces sp. DSM 40750 includes these protein-coding regions:
- a CDS encoding sigma-70 family RNA polymerase sigma factor, translating into MRRDVPDHPAGPVPMTQLPLDFEAFHRMHRPAYVRWARTYLNNRADAEEAVDCAFEQLLIAWPEVLAKESPAAYAWQVMKNRTIDAARARGRREALVDTAAFETAALREAVDPIGQLEESINLFQAIEALPERQRDVVVLLYSHDHSVREAADHLGITPAAVRSTARYARRRLQEILGLAKEGQVDDVAH
- a CDS encoding pyridoxamine 5'-phosphate oxidase family protein, which translates into the protein MKPTVENGRGIVDASLYMVLATGDAEGRPWSTPVYFAHVGCREFFWVSSPEAAHSRNIAVRPEVGVAIFDSSVPIGSGQGVFMAAVAGLVEGEGVEQALEVFSRRSLRHGGRVWTVDDVRGDSGVRLYRAVAEEHSMLAKDGKPDHRVSIRLVEPSP
- a CDS encoding prohibitin family protein: MFVLSILLLIAAVVVFLVGRGRDGGGWKLGAVLSAVGAVLAGVFACVHVVSAYEVGVPVTFGRIGAPLTSGIQFKSPFTEVTSFSTRPVDLNLYDKDVVEVRSSQGGVLYADVTIKWAVVPAKAVSLYRLAGSEEAVQERLVLPDSREIVRNVFAKHTSEEGYASAREQIGGEIEDLIKERLAPRGIDVTAVNLRNVRPSDKLQDQIDKKIQQEQATERSEEGQRTAKAEAERKRIEAEGIANANKILEKSLSDKVLYNQCLEAYKQAAKANPVYAVPCGTDSGGTPVIVDGSKN
- a CDS encoding ArsI/CadI family heavy metal resistance metalloenzyme, which encodes MTSRVQLALRVPDLAASVAFYTKLFGTQPAKLRDGYANFAIAEPPLKLVLIEGAVGEATRMDHLGVEVESSEAVHAATARLGEAGLATDVENDTACCYALQDKVWVHGPGQEPWEVYVVKADADSLAKQQGSTCCTGPADAAVIAKEPSVAGGCC
- a CDS encoding NAD(P)-binding domain-containing protein; this translates as MDVETKGTPVAVSVNSVLTTDQLPVVVIGAGPVGLAAAAHLVERGIEPLVLEAGPAAGSAVREWSHVRLFSTWGEVIDPAAEKLLAPTGWARPDGTTYPTGGDWAERYLQPLADVLGDQVRYGTTVTGVARAGRDRIVDSGRDEQPFTVHIQSADGHEQRIAARAVIDASGTWSTPSPAGADGLPALGEKSAADRISHRVPDLTDPAERARYAGKRTAVVGSGASAFTALALLAGLAKEQHGTHAVWILRRGIGSNTYGGGEADQLPARGALGLRAKAAVEAGHASAVTGFRTRAVERDGDRIALVAEDGRRLDPVDEVIVLTGFRPDLGFLSEVRLGLDERLQAPTALAPLIDPNVHSCGTVYPHGVNELSHPEQGIYLVGMKSYGRAPTFLAMTGYEQVRSITAALAGDQEAAERVELTLPETGVCGGAGLFDEPEDAEQSGGCCAAPATLQIGIGAPATTSGGC
- a CDS encoding ArsR/SmtB family transcription factor; the encoded protein is MSNIRALPLLEPEAAEGVVPCCPPLTERPLTAEEAERTAAMFKALGDPVRLRLFSLVASHEDGEACVCDISDVGVSQPTVSHHLKKLKEAGLLSSERRGTWVYYRVEPSVVAAMGQMLTAATPTA
- a CDS encoding family 43 glycosylhydrolase; the encoded protein is MARRLLTLLAALLLALSLGQSPASAASFANPVKAQKGADPWISYHNGNYFLVTTSWTDAITIRKSPTLAGLSTAPSVQVWTGDAASRCCNIWAPELHFLNGRWYLYYVAGQNVSDYIPTQRTHVLESAGSDPMGPYTYKNQLGSAWMLDPSVATINGSLYLFGSASGGTQNIVAARMSNPYTVSGSFSTISTPTHDWERSGGTVNEGPEILQRGGRTFLVYSASGCWTPDYKLGQLELTGSNPLAASSWTKKSTPVFQRNDANGVYGPGHNGFFTSPDGTESWIVYHANDSASEGCDNGRTTRAQKFSWNSDGTPNLGTPVRLGASLAGPSGEPSSASTTYTLVNRNSGKCLDVAGSSSSDGANVQQWTCSGGNNQRWRLEDLGDDTHRLVNVAGGKVLDTENCSSADGANLRQWSWLNNTCQRFRFLATSGGYVRIVNQATGKVADVADCSTADGADVRQWSWLNNTCQQWQLKPA
- a CDS encoding arabinan endo-1,5-alpha-L-arabinosidase, with the protein product MSRTSRKGARRTTRRTARRTALLAVPAAILLALVPSSASAYPNPGTVTGSIVVHDPTMIRTSSGQYLLYATGGGIGNRNSTNRIAFSGGADAFSGRPSWWRTYSSVPEAWAPDISYHGGKYLMYYSVSSFGSQNSAIGLATSTTGRPGSWADQGIVYTSSSSNDYNAIDPNLFVNDDGKWWLSFGSWWTGIKMIQINPSTGKQLSSNTTRYSLASRPTGTKAVEAPYIVKRNGYYYLFASYDTCCAGTSSTYKVKVGRATSITGPYHDKNGVAMMNNGGTPVLESHGRYIGPGGQSIMNDADGDLIVYHYYDGQDNGTPKLGINLLNWSSGWPVAY